A window of Aythya fuligula isolate bAytFul2 chromosome 22, bAytFul2.pri, whole genome shotgun sequence contains these coding sequences:
- the THY1 gene encoding thy-1 membrane glycoprotein, whose product MNPTVGIAVILTVLQAAQCQMIKDLSACLLGQSLRVDCRYENKTSNPLTYEFSITKDNRKHVIHSTISVSENVYRSRANVTMHKNLVCLYLQSFTTSDEGVYMCELKATNDYTGNQIKNITVIKDKLEKCAGFSLLIQNTSWLLLLLLSLPLLQAVDFVSL is encoded by the exons ATGAACCCCACCGTCGGCATCGCTGTCATCCTGACAG TGCTCCAGGCCGCCCAGTGCCAGATGATCAAGGACCTGAGCGCCTGCCTGCTGGGCCAGAGCCTGCGGGTGGACTGCCGCTACGAGAACAAAACCAGCAACCCGCTGACCTACGAGTTCAGCATCACCAAGGACAACAGGAAGCACGTCATCCACAGCACCATCAGCGTCTCCGAGAACGTCTACCGGAGCCGCGCCAACGTCACCATGCACAAGAACCTGGTGTGCCTCTACCTGCAGAGCTTCACCACCAGCGACGAGGGGGTCTACATGTGCGAGCTCAAGGCCACCAACGACTACACCGGCAACCAGATAAAGAACATCACCGTCATCAAAG ACAAACTGGAGAAATGCGCCGGCTTCAGCCTCTTGATCCAGAACACTTcgtggctcctgctgctcctcctgtccctgcctctcctgcaaGCCGTGGACTTCGTGTCCCTgtga